The genome window TCATGCGTTGGCAAGGGCGTCGCGAAAGCGACAATGTAGAAGATCGTCGGAATCAGTCTCCCACCGTGGGCGTCGGCCGCATGCGCATTCCACGTGGTAAAGGCGGGATTATCCTGCTGGTGGTGGTGATAGTTGCCAGTTATTACGGCTATGATTTGTCCCCATTGCTTACCGGCGGCGGGTCAGTTACCCAGCAAAGCCAGACGCAGCGCATCAGTCCGCAGGATGATGAAGCGGCAAAGTTTACCTCAGTGATCCTCGCCACAACGGAAGATACCTGGCAAAAACTCTTTACCCAGATGGGCAAAGAGTATCAGCCGCCGCATCTGGTTATGTACCGCAATGCTACACGTACCGGCTGCGGTACCGGACAATCGGTGATGGGCCCGTTCTATTGTCCGACGGATAGCACCGTTTATATCGATCTCTCTTTTTATGATGAACTGAAAAACAAGCTGGGCGCCGGGGGCGACTTCGCACAGGGCTATGTTATTGCGCATGAGGTAGGGCATCACGTGCAGAAACTGCTGGGCATTGAACCGAAAGTACG of Pantoea alhagi contains these proteins:
- a CDS encoding neutral zinc metallopeptidase, with protein sequence MRWQGRRESDNVEDRRNQSPTVGVGRMRIPRGKGGIILLVVVIVASYYGYDLSPLLTGGGSVTQQSQTQRISPQDDEAAKFTSVILATTEDTWQKLFTQMGKEYQPPHLVMYRNATRTGCGTGQSVMGPFYCPTDSTVYIDLSFYDELKNKLGAGGDFAQGYVIAHEVGHHVQKLLGIEPKVRQMQQGASQSQVNQLSVKLELQADCFAGVWGHYMQQQQILEPGDLQEALNAAEAIGDDRLQQQSQGRVTPDSFTHGSSEQRYSWFKQGFDSGNPGRCDTFAAAK